One segment of Marvinbryantia formatexigens DSM 14469 DNA contains the following:
- a CDS encoding MarR family transcriptional regulator: MEYQLEIKQIVDFPRCRIYRDFVRSLIANKSIRTNGGSFLFYYIVLCSYANYRSSYRRMEHITYQIGPGEWICTLADLQAWFRCRFQHQALSILNHLKDQNCITFTLLEKNKVVKFKITDWPKDNTVLEYNCPCKKDEGLFFFPIARVHEFISMGKCSEMDILLDLWIHAVYNDPSVQGSYSAPVVYYRNNSGNPLTSFQTLGDRWNHSKATISRILKKFEEQNLITLVSFKGRHGSMIYLNYYLSVMFDISDVMIDKEEIAMKMQLPIHIPENEAESCVSETVTDEQITVSENESCVPESHMKFIIRKVAELLKTQGIPCCECPQTQYILSPLSACKDIVNLYTLSIICPYGNTAYRFELSITPEDPSAQMAPEASQPALEGGV, translated from the coding sequence ATGGAATATCAATTAGAAATAAAACAAATTGTGGATTTCCCACGATGCAGAATTTACAGAGACTTTGTTCGATCATTAATCGCCAACAAGAGCATCCGCACAAACGGAGGCTCTTTTCTTTTTTATTACATTGTTCTCTGTTCATATGCAAATTACCGTTCATCCTATCGGCGCATGGAGCACATCACTTACCAGATTGGTCCCGGTGAATGGATCTGTACGCTTGCTGACCTTCAGGCATGGTTCCGCTGCCGCTTCCAGCATCAGGCACTTTCTATCCTAAATCATCTGAAAGACCAGAATTGCATTACCTTTACCCTGCTTGAAAAGAACAAAGTAGTAAAATTCAAGATCACAGACTGGCCGAAAGATAATACTGTTCTGGAATATAACTGCCCATGCAAAAAGGATGAAGGACTTTTCTTCTTTCCCATTGCCAGAGTCCACGAGTTCATCAGTATGGGAAAATGTTCTGAAATGGACATCCTTCTGGATTTGTGGATTCATGCTGTCTACAATGATCCCTCCGTACAAGGCTCCTACTCTGCCCCCGTTGTGTATTATCGAAACAATTCCGGCAACCCATTAACCAGTTTTCAAACGCTTGGAGACCGTTGGAACCATTCCAAGGCAACCATATCCCGTATCCTAAAAAAATTTGAAGAACAAAACCTTATCACTCTGGTATCGTTCAAAGGCAGGCATGGAAGTATGATCTATCTGAACTACTACCTGTCTGTCATGTTCGATATCAGTGACGTGATGATTGACAAGGAGGAAATCGCCATGAAGATGCAGTTACCAATTCATATTCCCGAAAACGAAGCGGAATCCTGCGTATCAGAAACGGTCACAGACGAACAAATCACTGTTTCAGAAAATGAATCCTGCGTTCCAGAATCGCATATGAAATTTATCATCCGAAAAGTCGCAGAATTGCTGAAAACACAAGGGATTCCATGTTGCGAATGCCCTCAGACCCAGTATATATTATCTCCTTTATCAGCCTGCAAAGATATAGTTAATCTATATACTCTAAGTATTATCTGCCCCTACGGGAACACTGCCTACCGGTTTGAACTGAGCATTACCCCGGAGGATCCGTCTGCCCAAATGGCACCAGAAGCAAGCCAGCCGGCACTGGAAGGAGGTGTGTAA
- the cptIN gene encoding type III toxin-antitoxin system CptIN family toxin — protein MEKGYFYFISDEYYNKFSNEKLMTNKEIVNGEAHNRPCYYSFQDDDKKQIFWMIPVSSQTDKFLDEYNKSIEKYGMCDTISFGYLKGEFNAFLLQNMCPITSKYILNQYFYADSQNPVHIPNDLKRELNAKARKILRLAKKGKKLTFTNILKMRQELISDL, from the coding sequence ATGGAAAAAGGATACTTTTACTTTATTTCGGATGAATACTATAATAAATTTAGTAACGAAAAATTAATGACAAACAAGGAAATTGTCAATGGCGAAGCACATAATCGCCCGTGTTATTATTCATTTCAAGACGATGATAAAAAGCAAATATTTTGGATGATACCGGTTTCATCACAAACTGATAAGTTTTTAGATGAATATAACAAAAGTATAGAAAAATATGGTATGTGCGATACTATAAGTTTTGGTTATTTAAAAGGTGAATTTAATGCTTTTCTTTTGCAGAATATGTGCCCAATAACTAGTAAATATATATTAAACCAGTATTTTTATGCAGATTCTCAAAATCCTGTACATATACCTAATGATTTAAAAAGAGAGTTAAATGCTAAGGCAAGAAAAATATTACGCTTAGCTAAAAAAGGAAAAAAATTAACTTTTACTAATATCCTTAAAATGCGTCAAGAATTAATTTCTGATCTTTAA
- a CDS encoding helix-turn-helix domain-containing protein has product MMLGERIKRIRTFRGLTQRELGLKLGYEERNADVRVAQYESGYRVPKKDTLMEIARILNVNYINFITEVPGCAEDIMQTFFWLDEDNCNTFHLFQLVRNPDKCNASDDKSVRYNDSDEWPAHAPVGMWIDYGLVNEFLREWCLRKEQLKNGEISEDEYFEWKINWPASSSSVDEKGHDKKNNSYPWRKI; this is encoded by the coding sequence ATGATGCTGGGAGAACGAATTAAGAGAATCCGCACATTTCGAGGATTGACACAACGGGAATTAGGCTTGAAACTTGGATATGAAGAACGGAACGCTGATGTTCGCGTAGCACAATATGAATCCGGTTATCGTGTTCCCAAAAAAGATACTCTCATGGAAATTGCCAGGATTTTGAATGTCAACTATATCAATTTTATTACCGAAGTCCCCGGCTGCGCTGAGGACATTATGCAGACTTTTTTCTGGCTTGACGAGGACAACTGCAATACCTTTCATCTGTTCCAGCTTGTCCGCAATCCCGACAAGTGCAACGCTTCTGATGATAAGTCTGTTCGCTATAATGATAGTGACGAATGGCCTGCTCATGCCCCTGTCGGTATGTGGATTGATTATGGTCTTGTCAATGAATTTCTAAGGGAATGGTGTCTGCGAAAAGAGCAGTTAAAGAATGGTGAAATCTCGGAGGACGAATACTTTGAGTGGAAAATCAACTGGCCTGCTTCCAGCAGTAGCGTTGATGAAAAAGGACATGACAAGAAAAATAACAGCTACCCGTGGAGAAAAATATAA
- a CDS encoding transcriptional regulator: MKNDLFVTAGEVAQDLGVSKPFAYKLVRQMNEELEEKGFITIAGRVSRKYYEEKFYGMAQAN, encoded by the coding sequence TTGAAAAATGATTTATTTGTAACAGCCGGAGAAGTGGCGCAGGATTTAGGCGTTTCCAAACCATTTGCTTATAAGCTGGTACGGCAGATGAATGAAGAACTGGAAGAAAAAGGATTTATCACAATCGCCGGACGAGTAAGCAGAAAATACTATGAAGAAAAATTTTATGGCATGGCGCAGGCGAATTGA
- a CDS encoding site-specific integrase, which yields MAAYKDEQRGTWYVSFHYYDWTGKNCRKVKRGFKTKREATEWERHFRMKEAADLDMTFDEFVQAYTRDMKPKLKQNTWLTKEHILRTKLLPYFKDKKMRDIRPKDIIQWQNEQISYRDEKGKPYAPTYLKTLQSELSALFNHAVRFYELNSNPVVKAGPLGKGKAEEMLFWTKEDYLKFIEAVKDKPYSYHAFQILYWCGLRVGELLALTPQDIDFDNKVIRITKSYQWLEGKDVITDPKTPKSKRNVSMPDFLCEELKDYIGRLYGILPTDCIFHLTKSFLHHEMTRGAEKAGVKRIRIHDLRHSHVSLLISMGFSAVSIGNRVGHESVDITYRYAHMFPTKQTQMAKLLNEEFKEGAEE from the coding sequence ATGGCGGCGTATAAAGATGAACAGCGGGGAACGTGGTATGTGTCCTTTCACTACTATGATTGGACTGGTAAGAATTGTCGGAAAGTCAAGCGGGGATTTAAGACTAAACGGGAAGCGACAGAGTGGGAGCGGCATTTTCGCATGAAAGAAGCGGCTGACTTGGATATGACTTTTGATGAATTTGTTCAGGCATACACAAGAGATATGAAGCCGAAGCTGAAACAAAATACTTGGCTGACAAAAGAGCATATTTTGAGGACAAAGTTGCTGCCCTATTTCAAGGACAAGAAAATGCGTGATATTCGTCCGAAAGATATTATCCAGTGGCAGAATGAACAGATTTCCTATCGTGATGAAAAAGGAAAGCCTTATGCTCCGACTTATTTGAAAACTTTGCAATCAGAATTGAGCGCACTGTTCAATCATGCGGTACGGTTCTATGAACTGAATAGCAATCCTGTTGTAAAGGCGGGGCCGTTGGGAAAGGGGAAAGCGGAGGAAATGCTGTTCTGGACAAAAGAGGATTATTTGAAATTCATTGAAGCAGTAAAGGATAAACCGTATTCCTACCATGCATTTCAGATATTGTACTGGTGCGGTTTACGAGTGGGTGAACTGTTAGCCCTCACACCGCAAGATATAGATTTTGATAACAAGGTCATTCGGATAACAAAATCTTATCAGTGGTTGGAGGGTAAAGACGTAATTACAGACCCAAAGACGCCGAAAAGCAAGCGAAATGTGAGTATGCCGGATTTCTTATGTGAAGAACTGAAAGATTATATCGGCAGATTGTACGGGATTCTTCCCACTGATTGTATCTTTCATCTGACAAAAAGTTTTCTGCACCATGAAATGACGAGAGGGGCAGAGAAAGCGGGAGTGAAACGCATTAGAATCCATGATCTTCGACATTCTCATGTATCGCTGCTTATCAGCATGGGATTTTCGGCGGTATCAATTGGAAACAGGGTGGGGCATGAAAGCGTGGATATTACTTATCGCTATGCTCATATGTTCCCGACAAAGCAAACACAAATGGCAAAATTGCTGAATGAAGAATTTAAGGAGGGCGCAGAGGAATGA
- a CDS encoding plasmid mobilization protein, producing the protein MSGTHKYLTISFRISPREREEIEAKIFASGMKKKDYFVRSCIYNRVCVVGKKETVYQIVERLQKMENRLVELAEQIDSKKPEITSEEMRDLQEAYEDMLKAILWMLDGAKYLWQGEEKSPDSGNC; encoded by the coding sequence ATGAGTGGCACACACAAATATCTGACAATCAGTTTCCGTATTTCTCCCAGAGAGCGGGAAGAAATCGAAGCAAAGATTTTCGCAAGTGGCATGAAGAAAAAAGATTATTTTGTCCGTTCCTGCATTTATAACCGGGTGTGCGTGGTAGGCAAGAAAGAAACGGTCTATCAGATTGTGGAACGGTTGCAGAAAATGGAAAATCGGCTGGTGGAACTGGCGGAGCAAATTGATAGCAAAAAGCCGGAGATTACTTCCGAAGAAATGAGAGATTTGCAGGAAGCCTATGAAGATATGCTGAAAGCAATTCTCTGGATGCTGGACGGTGCAAAGTATCTGTGGCAAGGCGAAGAAAAAAGCCCCGACAGCGGCAACTGTTAG
- a CDS encoding AAA family ATPase, whose protein sequence is MEGTRTELQMIKMSEIQSQEVAWLWYPFIPYGKLTIVQGNPGDGKTTLVLNIAAKLSKGEGIDSEMKLTEPLTVIYQSAEDGLADPVKPRLEAAGANCENISVIDESIKSLSMIDERLEEAVIRTKAKLLILDPIQAYLGGGMDMNRANEARDMTKKLAALAEKYQCAIVLVGHMNKAAGNKAAYRGMGSIDFFAVARSVLLVGRVEGEANIRAIVQIKNNLAAFGHPKAFELSEDGFYWLGDYEITADEVLGGIAPKANKLEQAKRLLRELTETNNAMQSNEIFNLAEEQGISRRTLENAKKELGIRAKRINNSWYWELDKIKPE, encoded by the coding sequence ATGGAGGGAACCAGAACAGAATTACAGATGATTAAAATGTCGGAGATACAGTCGCAGGAGGTGGCGTGGCTGTGGTATCCGTTTATCCCCTATGGAAAACTGACGATTGTGCAGGGCAATCCGGGAGACGGTAAGACAACGCTGGTGCTGAATATAGCGGCGAAGCTGTCAAAAGGCGAGGGCATAGACAGCGAGATGAAGCTAACGGAGCCGCTGACTGTGATTTATCAGAGTGCGGAGGACGGGCTTGCCGATCCGGTGAAGCCCCGGTTGGAGGCGGCAGGAGCGAACTGTGAAAATATTTCCGTCATTGACGAGAGCATAAAATCACTTTCCATGATAGATGAACGTCTGGAAGAAGCGGTCATAAGGACAAAGGCGAAGCTGCTGATTTTGGACCCGATACAGGCGTATCTCGGCGGCGGTATGGATATGAACCGGGCAAATGAAGCAAGGGATATGACAAAGAAGCTGGCGGCTCTGGCGGAGAAATATCAATGTGCCATTGTACTTGTAGGGCACATGAACAAAGCGGCTGGAAATAAAGCGGCGTACCGGGGTATGGGTTCCATTGATTTTTTTGCGGTAGCAAGAAGCGTCCTGCTGGTCGGCAGAGTGGAGGGAGAAGCGAATATAAGGGCGATAGTCCAGATAAAAAACAATCTGGCGGCGTTCGGACACCCGAAAGCCTTTGAATTGTCGGAAGACGGTTTTTACTGGCTCGGAGATTACGAGATTACCGCAGATGAAGTGTTGGGCGGTATTGCTCCGAAAGCGAATAAGCTGGAGCAGGCAAAGCGTCTGCTGCGGGAACTGACAGAAACAAATAACGCCATGCAGAGTAATGAGATTTTCAATCTTGCGGAGGAACAGGGCATATCCAGACGGACGCTTGAAAACGCGAAAAAGGAATTAGGTATCAGAGCAAAGCGGATAAACAATTCGTGGTATTGGGAACTGGATAAAATCAAACCGGAATAA
- a CDS encoding plasmid recombination protein encodes MTGKGSVNHNSRKFHAKNTDSERSCLNVEYCNENVKDVYHELFDEALTRYNEKQTRSDRRIDDYYNKILRGKQEKPFHEIIVQIGNKDDMGAKTEDGQLAAKVLDEYMQGFQQRNPTLRVFAAYLHMDEATPHLHIDFVPYTTGSKRGLDTRVSLKQALSALGFKGGTRRETERNQWVAYEKEQLAAIMLEHGIDWEKKGTHEKHLSVLDFEKKEWAKEVAELEQSISDGKEQLSNIQIQQRKAEQETEQIRQEGEAIRQEVSELSETSNLLKEQAATLAGDKEKLLSDNEKLEKQQKKLQQEIEKMVQSKAVMERNIYAYDEDEKWQLPEPVTLMSAKAYKDKKASPLVEKLKETIKALTIKCVQLAEQGKKLKDKVTRQEQQISRLTDKVMEQSNTIDRLQEKVADLGRLERYFGIEQVLSIVERSKTLERAEKVNKCPKRAFDMSR; translated from the coding sequence ATGACAGGAAAAGGTTCTGTCAACCATAACAGCAGAAAATTCCATGCAAAGAATACTGACTCGGAGCGAAGCTGTCTGAACGTGGAATACTGCAACGAAAATGTTAAGGACGTATATCACGAATTATTTGATGAAGCACTCACCCGGTACAATGAGAAACAGACCAGAAGTGACCGCCGGATTGACGATTATTACAATAAAATACTGCGTGGAAAGCAGGAAAAACCATTCCATGAAATCATTGTGCAGATAGGCAATAAGGACGATATGGGGGCGAAAACAGAGGACGGACAGCTTGCGGCAAAGGTACTTGATGAATATATGCAAGGTTTCCAGCAGCGCAATCCCACTTTGAGGGTATTTGCTGCCTATCTTCATATGGACGAAGCTACTCCACATTTGCATATTGATTTTGTACCTTATACGACAGGAAGTAAGAGAGGACTTGACACAAGAGTGTCACTAAAACAGGCGTTATCGGCTCTTGGATTTAAAGGTGGTACAAGGAGAGAAACGGAGCGGAATCAGTGGGTAGCCTATGAAAAAGAACAGCTTGCCGCTATTATGCTGGAGCATGGAATTGATTGGGAGAAAAAAGGTACACATGAGAAGCATTTATCCGTTCTGGATTTTGAGAAAAAAGAGTGGGCAAAGGAAGTTGCGGAACTGGAACAATCTATTTCTGACGGGAAAGAGCAGTTATCAAATATTCAGATTCAGCAGAGAAAAGCGGAGCAGGAAACAGAGCAGATACGACAGGAGGGCGAAGCAATCCGGCAGGAAGTATCGGAGCTTTCGGAAACAAGTAATTTGCTGAAGGAGCAGGCGGCAACGCTGGCAGGGGATAAGGAAAAGCTACTATCTGACAATGAGAAGTTGGAGAAGCAACAGAAGAAATTACAACAGGAGATTGAGAAAATGGTTCAATCTAAGGCGGTCATGGAACGGAACATATACGCCTATGATGAGGACGAGAAGTGGCAGTTGCCGGAGCCAGTGACCTTGATGTCTGCAAAGGCTTATAAGGATAAAAAAGCTTCGCCGCTTGTGGAAAAATTGAAAGAAACGATAAAAGCACTAACGATTAAATGCGTCCAGCTTGCGGAACAGGGAAAGAAACTGAAAGATAAAGTTACCCGGCAGGAGCAGCAGATCAGCCGGCTGACAGATAAGGTCATGGAGCAGAGCAACACTATTGACCGATTGCAGGAGAAAGTGGCAGATTTGGGGCGATTAGAGCGCTATTTCGGCATAGAACAGGTTCTGTCGATAGTTGAGCGGTCTAAGACTCTGGAACGGGCGGAAAAGGTAAATAAGTGTCCGAAACGTGCATTTGATATGAGCAGATAG